Part of the Halomarina litorea genome is shown below.
GCGGGTGTCGAGACCCGCCGCCGTCTCGCTCGCGGCGTCGGCGTCCACGTCGAGGCACGCGACGGCCGCGCCCGCCTCCGAGAGCGCCTCGGCGTACGCGCGGCCGATGCCCCCGCCCGCGCCCGTCACGAGCGCGACCGACCCCGCGAGGTCGAACTGCTCCGGCATGCTCCTGTCTCCGTTCCCGTCTCCCATAGCAGGGGCTCTCGCCGGAGCTATATCCGTCTTGACGTGCGACGGGGCGGGTGCAGGCGTCCCCGGACCGCACGGTCAGCGCGCCAGCCAGCCGCCGTCGACTGGAATCGTCTGGCCGGTCAGGTACGACGCGGCGGGCGAGGCGAGGAACACCGCGGTCCCCATCAGGGCCGCCGGGTCGGCGGGGCGGTCGGAGAGCGTCCGACGGCCCAGCGCCTCGTCGCGTTCCGCGACGGCCGTCTCCGAGAGCGTCCCAATGGCATCGTCGGCAAGGTCGGTGCTGACGAACCCCGGCGCGATGGCGTTGACGCGGATGCCGTGCGGGAGGAGTGCGACGGCCATCTCGCGTGTCAGGTTCGTCACGCCGCCCTTCGAGGCGGCGTACGCCGGTGCGGTCCCGGTGTAGCTCCCGACGAACCCGTAGATGGACGCGGTGCTGACGATTCGGCCCGCCGTGCCCGCGTCCATCATCGCCCGGGCGGCGGCACGCGCCGTGAGGAAGACGCCGGTGAGGTTCACGTCGAGGACCGCACGCCAGTCTGCGAGCGACAGGTCGTAGAACGGCTCCCGGGCACCGCCGATACCCGCGTTCGGGAAGACGGCGTCCAGACCGCCCAGTTCCTCGACGGTGTGGTCGACCGCCGCGTCGACCTCGTCCTCGTCGGTCACGTCCGCCTCGACGGCGAGGGCGGGGCCGTCGAGCGAGGCGGCCGTCGACTCGGCCCGGTCGCCGTCGACGTCGAGACACGCGACGGCGGCCCCGGCCTGTGACAGGCCCGTGGTGTACGCGCGACCGATACCGCTCCCGGCCCCGGTCACGAGCGCAACGGACCCCGCGAGGTCGAACTGGTCGAGTACGTTCTCATGTACCATGACAGGGACTCTCGACGGGGGGATATCTGTCTTGGTGCCCGGTCAGGTCCCGGCGGCCACTGACCCGCCGTTCCCGGTGAGTTCCTCGAGATTCACGCGCTCCTCGCCGGTCATCCCCGTCGTGATGACCATCTGGAGGCCCTCCTTGACGGTGAGTTCCGTCGCCACGATGTCGGACTCGGGGAACACCGCGAGGAAGCCGCCCATCGGATTGGGACTCATCGGGACGAACACGTTGTAACAGCGCTCGCTGTCCACCCGGTCGGCGAGTTCCCGGCTCACCCGGTCGGGCGTGTCGTTGGTGACGAACCCGAGCGTGTACGCCCCCTCGCGGGGCCACTCGACGATGACGGTGCGCTCGAACTGCCCCTCGCGGCCGACGATGGCGTTCGAGGCCTGCCGGGCGCTCGAGTACACCGCCCGGAGGACGGGGATGCGCTCCATGCCCTCGTCGAACTGCGTGAACGCCCCCCAGCCGATGCCCCTGCGGACCACGAGGCCGAGGACGGTGACGAGGACGAACAGACAGACGACGGCGAGCACCTGAAACAGCGGGTTGTCCCGGATGGCGAAGCTCACGAACGGCTGGACGAGGCCGAGGAGGAGGCCGTAGACGAACAGGGCGACCCAGACGGTGATAGCGAGCGGCGCGACCAGGACCAGTCCCGTGACGAACCCCTTTCGAACCGCGTCGGCGGGCATGTTCCCCCGCAGTCGCCGAACGTGTATAGGTACCACGGATCACATCACAGAATTGGCAGGACCCTCGACCCCGGAGCGGGGTCAGAGGTTCGCGACGGCCGCCTCCACCTCGTCTCGGGGTGCCGGCGAGATCCAGTCGTCGGCGACCCACCGGTAGGCGACGCGCATCTCCCCGTCGACGACGAACGTGGCGCGCTGTGGCGTCGTGACGTTCGCCATCCCGTCGCGCTCCCGGCGGAGGCCGTAGGCGTCGGCGGCGGTGCCGTCCGTGTCCGCGAACAGACGAAACGGACTCTCCAGTTCGCGGAGGAAGGCGTTCTGCGCGTAGGGGCCGTCGCGGCTCACGCCGACGACGGGCACGTCGAAGTCGGCCCACCCGGCGCGCTCGTAGCGTTTCCACCAGTTCTCGGCGATGGCGGAGAAGGCGAACGCGGAGAAGACGAGGACGGCTCCCTCGCTCGCCACGTCGGCGAAGCGCGTCGAACGGAACGTCTCGCCGGTACACAACAGCGTCTCGAAATCGGGCGCGTCGTCACCCTCCTGCGGTGGCATGGGTGGACCTCACACCCGCCCGGCAAAAGCGTGGCGCGCGCGGCGAGGATTCGTCACGACGACCCGGGGGAGGTGGGGTTTTTGTCGCTGGGGGACCAGCGTACCAGTATGACGCTGACGCTCTACCGACTCGAGGGCTGTCCGTTCTGTGAACTCGTCGTCGACAAACTGGAGGAACACGACCTCGACTTCGAGAGCGTCTGGGTGGAGGGCCTCCACTCCAAGCGCGACGAGGTCAAGCGCGTCTCCGGCCAGCGCGGCGTCCCCGTCCTCGTCGACGACTCGCGGGGCCTGACGATGGCGGAGTCCGAACGCATCAACGAGTACATCGAGACGTCCTACGCGAACTGAGCGGCTGTCATTTCGTTCCGAGTGACACAGGTATTTACGTCGGTGTCGGTTACCTTCGGTCACGATGCCTACGTGCCAAAACTGCGAGTCGTTCGTCACCGAGGCGTACGTCCGAGTGTTCGCGCCGGACGGGATGAACTCCGTCCGTGTCTGCCCGCAGTGCGAGGACAAACTCCGTGACGGCGCGGAGATACGCGAGGCGCGTTCCTCGCGCGGGAACTAGTCTCGACCCCCCGCGACTCAGTCGTCGAGGCTGTGCGGGTCGAGTCCCGGGTCGTCGACGGCCGGCGCGCCGAGAGCGAGGACGACGCCCCGGTCCTCACCGACGTACCGGTGGCCGTGACCCGTCTCCGGGCCGGCGACGTAGAACGTCCCCGGCCCGGCCTCGACGAACTCCTCCTCGCCCGACTTCCCGAGTTTCAGGGAGAACTCCCCCTCCATGATGTAGTAGAGTTCCTCCTGTTCGCTGTGGGCGTGGTACTGAATCTCCTCGCCGGGGTCGAAGTACCAGACCTTCACCTTCATCTGTTCGGTGCCGAGCGCCTCGTCCACGGCCCGGATGTCGAGGTCCGGGGGAATCTCCTCGACCTGCGAGAGGTCGGTCAGCGCCACGTCGTCGGTGTGTACCACTTCGTATCCCATGGCAGGCTGACCCACGGAGGGGGGTACCAAAACTCCTCGCCCGCGCGCCCTACTCGGTCACCAGTTCGGCCAGTCGCGGGAGGGCCTCGGTCACGTCCACCCGGAGGTCGTAGTCCGCCCGCCCCGATACGGGCGTCTTCTCTAAGTTGACCACGGCGAGTGTCGCCCCGCGCGTGGCCGCCTCGCGCGGAAACCCCGCCGCGGGTTCGACCGTCAGCGACGACCCGACGGCGAGGAACACGTCACAGCGCTGGGCGAGCGAGTGCGCCCGGAGGCGGGCGCCCTCGGGCAACTGCTCGCCGAACAGCACCACGTCCGGTTTCAACACGCCCTCGCACTCCTCGCAGGTGGGCGGCACCTCGCCCGCCCGCACGCGTTCGCGGACCGGCGGCGCGTCGAACCGCCGTCCGCAGTCGGTACAGACCACCCGCCGTCCGTTCCCGTGGAGTTCGACCACGTCCTCATGGCCCGCCGCCGCGTGGAGGCCGTCGACGTTCTGCGTGACGAGACCGGTGAGGTGGCCCGCCCCGGCCAACTCCGCGAGTGCCTCGTGGGCGGCGTTCGGTTCCACGTCCCCGTCGTACAGTTCGGCGGCGAGTTCGAGACGGTCTCGCCAGAACCCCGCCGGGTCCGACCGGAAGCGCGAGACGTGGAAGTCCCCCGTGTCGTAGCGCGTCCAGAGGCCGTCCGGCCCACGGAAGTCCGGGATGCCGGACGCCGTCGAGACGCCCGCGCCAGTCATCGCCACGACCCGGTCGGCGTCCCGTACCGACGACGCCAGTCCCCGGAGCGCCGACTCGTCCACAGTCATGCCCGGCGTTCGTCCCGTCTCGCTATTAGGTGGTCGGTGTCCGCCGCGCGGCGGTACGATTATGTGTCGCCAGTATAGTATGAAAACATGAATGTAGTTGTAAACAGCCGGTCGCGCCGCGCGCTGGCGGCGCTCCTCTGTGCGGTTCTGGTCGTCACGGCGGGGTGTCTGGGCGGCCTGACGGGGTCGGAGCGCGACGGGACGACGACCACTGACGCGCCGGGAACACCGGTCGGGACGACGGACGCGCCCGGCGGGGCGGACGAAACGGCGACGGCCGACGGCAGGCCGTACCCGGCGACGCTCCCCGACGGCGAGGCCATCCTCGCCAGACACACCGGACTGGTCGAGGAGCGGGGGTCCGTCACCGTCCGGTCCACGTTCGAGTTCCGGAGCGCCAGCGTGGACGTCACGCAGAACACGACCATCCGCTCGGACCTCGACGCCGAGACTTACAACCGCTCGATCGAACACATCGACGGCCTCACGGCGGTCACCTACGGGTCGTTCGGCGAGGGGGCGGTCGAGATGAGCGTCCTCTCGACGGGCAAGCGGCGCTACCACGAGGCACGGGCCGTCGAACGACGGAAGGCCCTCGCGGGCGTCGAGGCCGGCGCGTTCGACAAGTACGACTTCGAGTATGCGGGCACCGTCGAGGCGGAGGGAACGACGCTCCACCACTACACGGTCACGTCGCTCGACCAGGTCGTCGTCCGCGAGATTGGCACCGTCACGGGCGAGGTGTCCCCGGAGAACATCTCGGCGTTCACCCGCGACGCCTACTTCACCGAGGCGGGCCGTCTGGTCCGCTACGAGGCCCACATGGTCTACGACTACGGCGGGGAGCGGACCGTCTCGCAGACGCTCCGCGTCACCGACGTGGGCGAGACGAGCGTCGAGGAACCCGCCTGGTACGACGAGGCGAAGCGGTCCATCGAGAACCGCCCCCGACCGGACGACGTCGTCACGCGCACCGACAGCGACCGGGGGGCGACGCTCAGCGTCACGGGCGAACGCCACGCGGTCGGCGGGCAGTACACCGACGTCGAGGTCCGGGAGCCGTGGTTCTGCTGTCTCTACAACGAGGGGACGAACGCCTCGCGCGCCTCGGAAATCGTCGGCCTCGACCTGCCCGAGACGTACGGCGAGTCGTCCTTGACCGTCGAGTACGACGAGTCGCGGGTCCCCGACGGCGACGAGTCGGGCCTCGTGCTGGTCCGGTTCGACCGGGAGGCACAGACGTTCGTGCGCGTGGAGGCGACTCACGACGCCGAGGCGAACACGTTCACGCTCGACAGCCCCGCGAAGGCCGACTACGCCGTCTTCCACTGGGAGACGTGGGTCGCGCAGTTCGACTGACTCGACACCCCCTGAAAGTACTTGTCTCGGCACGAGAACGTTCGACCCATGTCCCGTCCCTCCAGACGCGCTTTCCTCGCGGCCTGTTGCAGTACCCTCCCCCCTCTCGCCGGATGCTCGTCACTCCCCGACCCGCCGGGACAGTCCCCGCCGACGGAGACGCCAGAGGAGAGGGAGTACGGTTCGAGGGAAACTACTCGGAGAACGACCCGTCCACCCCGCGAGGGTCCCGACCCGTTCTACGTCGAGAACTACGACGACCGGGCGTACTGCCTCTCGCTGTCGGTCACGCGCGGGGACGAGACGCTCGTCGACGGGAAGTTCCGCCTCGAACCGGGGTCGGGCCTGACGTTCACCGCCGTCGGCGAACTCGAAACGAC
Proteins encoded:
- a CDS encoding SDR family NAD(P)-dependent oxidoreductase, whose translation is MVHENVLDQFDLAGSVALVTGAGSGIGRAYTTGLSQAGAAVACLDVDGDRAESTAASLDGPALAVEADVTDEDEVDAAVDHTVEELGGLDAVFPNAGIGGAREPFYDLSLADWRAVLDVNLTGVFLTARAAARAMMDAGTAGRIVSTASIYGFVGSYTGTAPAYAASKGGVTNLTREMAVALLPHGIRVNAIAPGFVSTDLADDAIGTLSETAVAERDEALGRRTLSDRPADPAALMGTAVFLASPAASYLTGQTIPVDGGWLAR
- a CDS encoding cupin domain-containing protein gives rise to the protein MGYEVVHTDDVALTDLSQVEEIPPDLDIRAVDEALGTEQMKVKVWYFDPGEEIQYHAHSEQEELYYIMEGEFSLKLGKSGEEEFVEAGPGTFYVAGPETGHGHRYVGEDRGVVLALGAPAVDDPGLDPHSLDD
- a CDS encoding SIR2 family NAD-dependent protein deacylase, translated to MTVDESALRGLASSVRDADRVVAMTGAGVSTASGIPDFRGPDGLWTRYDTGDFHVSRFRSDPAGFWRDRLELAAELYDGDVEPNAAHEALAELAGAGHLTGLVTQNVDGLHAAAGHEDVVELHGNGRRVVCTDCGRRFDAPPVRERVRAGEVPPTCEECEGVLKPDVVLFGEQLPEGARLRAHSLAQRCDVFLAVGSSLTVEPAAGFPREAATRGATLAVVNLEKTPVSGRADYDLRVDVTEALPRLAELVTE
- a CDS encoding DUF7537 family lipoprotein, which gives rise to MNVVVNSRSRRALAALLCAVLVVTAGCLGGLTGSERDGTTTTDAPGTPVGTTDAPGGADETATADGRPYPATLPDGEAILARHTGLVEERGSVTVRSTFEFRSASVDVTQNTTIRSDLDAETYNRSIEHIDGLTAVTYGSFGEGAVEMSVLSTGKRRYHEARAVERRKALAGVEAGAFDKYDFEYAGTVEAEGTTLHHYTVTSLDQVVVREIGTVTGEVSPENISAFTRDAYFTEAGRLVRYEAHMVYDYGGERTVSQTLRVTDVGETSVEEPAWYDEAKRSIENRPRPDDVVTRTDSDRGATLSVTGERHAVGGQYTDVEVREPWFCCLYNEGTNASRASEIVGLDLPETYGESSLTVEYDESRVPDGDESGLVLVRFDREAQTFVRVEATHDAEANTFTLDSPAKADYAVFHWETWVAQFD
- a CDS encoding glutaredoxin family protein, producing MTLTLYRLEGCPFCELVVDKLEEHDLDFESVWVEGLHSKRDEVKRVSGQRGVPVLVDDSRGLTMAESERINEYIETSYAN
- a CDS encoding peroxiredoxin family protein, which gives rise to MPPQEGDDAPDFETLLCTGETFRSTRFADVASEGAVLVFSAFAFSAIAENWWKRYERAGWADFDVPVVGVSRDGPYAQNAFLRELESPFRLFADTDGTAADAYGLRRERDGMANVTTPQRATFVVDGEMRVAYRWVADDWISPAPRDEVEAAVANL
- a CDS encoding DUF502 domain-containing protein, coding for MPADAVRKGFVTGLVLVAPLAITVWVALFVYGLLLGLVQPFVSFAIRDNPLFQVLAVVCLFVLVTVLGLVVRRGIGWGAFTQFDEGMERIPVLRAVYSSARQASNAIVGREGQFERTVIVEWPREGAYTLGFVTNDTPDRVSRELADRVDSERCYNVFVPMSPNPMGGFLAVFPESDIVATELTVKEGLQMVITTGMTGEERVNLEELTGNGGSVAAGT
- a CDS encoding DUF7563 family protein codes for the protein MPTCQNCESFVTEAYVRVFAPDGMNSVRVCPQCEDKLRDGAEIREARSSRGN